The Phoenix dactylifera cultivar Barhee BC4 unplaced genomic scaffold, palm_55x_up_171113_PBpolish2nd_filt_p 000467F, whole genome shotgun sequence genome has a segment encoding these proteins:
- the LOC103699207 gene encoding uncharacterized protein LOC103699207: MASSKPLKRSYSFSVFFFSFFFLVLQARGAAKTVPVVGNISKVDDAQLFHIYYGQSFKVIKNSIDGKSYLLMQNNSRMASRTKYCTGRIKSFVIPLSNYSVDTTNFPVSFFELLGLLDSLKGITSDQVTSQCILKSLTSGNIQLVNRTDIQQLSQFSAHFISNVDAEQACNFAAFVPMDESSPLQRAEWIKYLATFTNSEARANSVYDAVKANYICLSKSAANLKSRFKPVVAWVEYNQGIWSFAKEGYKLQCVTDAGGENVDDTITNNLYNVSDPEDMENFHAILCTVDVVIDQTYVLKPAEYTLSTFLENMDIEDSSCFGFITNQSLWRYDKRMRDSATLDWFDGALAQPQLVLADLIEVFFPTGNYTTTYFRNLAKEEGVTSIGPDMCDRSTSTPMEPTVVPCQ, from the exons ATGGCTTCTTCTAAGCCTCTGAAGAGGTCTTATTCCTTTTCtgtattcttcttctccttcttcttcttagtgTTACAAGCGAGAGGAGCAGCCAAGACTGTTCCGGTGGTGGGAAACATCTCTAAAGTGGATGACGCCCAGCTATTCCACATATACTACGGGCAGAGCTTCAAGGTAATCAAGAACAGCATTGATGGGAAGAGCTACCTTCTCATGCAG AATAATTCGAGGATGGCGTCACGAACTAAGTACTGCACCGGGAGGATCAAGTCTTTTGTGATCCCACTCTCCAATTACTCTGTTGACACTACCAATTTTCCAG TGTCATTCTTCGAG TTGCTGGGTTTGCTAGATAGCTTGAAGGGCATAACATCAGATCAAGTAACATCGCAATGTATACTGAAGTCGTTAACAAGTGGCAACATCCAGCTTGTTAACCGAACAGATATACAACAACTCTCACAATTCTCCGCACACTTCATAAGCAATGTAGATGCAGAACAAGCTTGCAATTTTGCAGCCTTTGTACCTATGGATGAGAGCTCTCCTTTGCAG AGGGCAGAATGGATCAAGTACTTGGCAACGTTCACAAACTCAGAAGCCCGTGCCAATTCAGTGTATGATGCA GTTAAAGCAAACTACATTTGCTTAAGCAAATCTGCAGCAAACCTTAAATCCCGATTCAAACCTGTTGTAGCTTGGGTGGAGTATAACCAG GGTATATGGTCTTTTGCTAAAGAAGGTTACAAGTTGCAG TGTGTGACCGATGCTGGAGGTGAGAATGTGGATGATACCATCACTAACAATCTCTACAatgtttcagatccagaggATATGGAGAACTTCCATGCCATCCTTTGT ACTGTGGACGTGGTAATTGATCAAACATACGTTTTGAAGCCAGCAGAGTACACACTATCAACATTCCTTGAGAACATGGATATTGAAGACAGCTCATGCTTTGGCTTTATCACCAATCAGAGCCTGTGGAGATATGATAAGAGAATGCGAGATTCTGCAACACTTG ATTGGTTTGATGGAGCCCTTGCACAGCCCCAGCTGGTTTTAGCTGATCTAATTGAAGTGTTCTTTCCTACTGGGAACTACACCACCACATACTTCAGAAATCTTGCCAAG GAAGAGGGGGTGACAAGTATTGGTCCTGACATGTGCGACAGAAGTACTTCCACACCCATGGAGCCTACCGTTGTGCCTTGCCAATGA